In the Gopherus flavomarginatus isolate rGopFla2 chromosome 6, rGopFla2.mat.asm, whole genome shotgun sequence genome, one interval contains:
- the LOC127053253 gene encoding transforming protein RhoA-like — protein MTAIRKKLVIVGDGACGKTCLLIVFSKDQFPEVYVPTVFENYVADIEVDSKQVELALWDTAGQEDYDRLRPLSYPDTDVILMCFSIDSPDSLENIPEKWTPEVKHFCPNVPIILVGNKKDLRNDEHTRRELAKMKQEPVKPEEGRDMAGRISAFGYLECSAKTKDGVREVFEMATRAALQAKRGQKKPHCQLL, from the coding sequence ATGACTGCCATACGGAAGAAACTGGTCATCGTGGGAGATGGTGCCTGTGGCAAGACCTGCCTCCTCATCGTCTTCAGCAAGGATCAGTTCCCGGAGGTTTACGTCCCCACGGTCTTCGAGAACTACGTGGCTGACATCGAAGTGGACAGCAAACAGGTGGAGCTTGCACTGTGGGACACAGCTGGCCAGGAGGACTACGATCGCCTGAGACCCCTGTCCTACCCTGACACGGATGTCATCCTCATGTGCTTCTCCATCGACAGCCCTGACAGCTTGGAAAACATCCCAGAGAAATGGACCCCGGAGGTGAAACATTTCTGTCCCAATGTGCCTATCATCCTGGTGGGCAACAAGAAGGATCTGCGCAATGATGAGCACACGCGCCGGGAGCTGGCCAAGATGAAGCAGGAGCCGGTGAAGCCGGAGGAGGGCCGAGACATGGCCGGCCGGATCAGCGCCTTTGGGTACCTGGAGTGCTCAGCCAAGACGAAGGACGGGGTGCGTGAGGTGTTTGAGATGGCCACGCGGGCTGCCCTGCAGGCCAAGCGTGGGCAGAAGAAGCCCCACTGCCAGCTGCtgtaa